In Gopherus evgoodei ecotype Sinaloan lineage chromosome 10, rGopEvg1_v1.p, whole genome shotgun sequence, a single window of DNA contains:
- the PERCC1 gene encoding protein LOC105371045 homolog — protein MAAGVIRNLAEFRLPTSFQHSFLHPTAPQDIDFQDLSEEEEEEVEEDEDYDVEEDSHPCHSPGTEGQKVTADCSQSDTEMTLQLLKFSELISCDIQRYFGRKAKDEDPDSCNIYEDCFSPRRLGRERYYADLMRLAQSDELDDEDAQGPAPPPGQLDHQVWRSICNKDGAQKLGPLAELFEYGLRRFLKQRVADGRKLRLEKKYAHIMPMHKRKLPQSFWKEPSLSPLCILNTNPPDFSDLLANWTSEPGQELPSTGRELTGELARPAIETDQFSVL, from the coding sequence ATGGCTGCAGGAGTGATCAGGAACCTGGCAGAGTTCAGGCTGCCCACTTCCTTTCAACACTCATTCCTCCACCCCACCGCTCCCCAGGACATAGACTTCCAAGACctgtcagaggaggaggaggaggaggtggaagagGATGAGGACTACGATGTGGAAGAAGACAGCCATCCCTGTCACagtcctggcacagaggggcagaaagTCACAGCTGATTGCAGCCAGAGTGACACAGAAATGACCCTGCAGCTCCTGAAGTTCTCCGAGCTGATCAGCTGTGACATTCAGAGATACTTTGGAAGGAAGGCCAAGGATGAGGACCCCGACTCCTGCAACATCTACGAGGACTGCTTCTCTCCCCGCCGGCTGGGGCGGGAGCGGTACTACGCAGACCTGATGCGACTTGCCCAGAGCGACGAGCTGGATGACGAGGATGCCCAGGGCCCTGCGCCACCTCCGGGGCAGCTTGACCATCAAGTCTGGAGGTCCATCTGTAACAAGGACGGGGCGCAGAAGCTGGGGCCATTAGCAGAGCTCTTTGAATACGGCTTGCGCCGCTTCCTCAAGCAGAGGGTGGCTGATGGCAGGAAGCTGCGGCTAGAGAAGAAGTATGCCCACATCATGCCCATGCACAAGAGGAAGCTGCCACAGTCCTTCTGGAAGGAACCGTCACTCAGCCCCCTGTGCATCCTCAACACAAACCCGCCTGACTTCAGCGACCTCCTGGCCAACTGGACCTCAGAGCCCGGGCAGGAGCTGCCCAGCACCGGCAGGGAGCTGACCGGGGAGCTGGCCAGGCCAGCCATAGAAACCGATCAGTTCAGTGTGCTGTGA